The following coding sequences lie in one Myxococcus xanthus genomic window:
- a CDS encoding response regulator, giving the protein MPHVLIIDDERDLAELIDFNLRGSGLTTHVAHTGEEALVAARDQNPDLVLLDLMLPDMSGIDVCRQLRANPQSRGVLIVMLTAKGEESDRIRGFEVGADDYVVKPFSVRELVLRLKAILRRGAPAAGSSAPLALGPLRLDVASHRFFVEEREVALTALEFRLLEHLLARLGRVQTREQLLEEVWGLSSSLETRTIDTHVMRLRDKLGPARALLETVRGVGYRMLDPAAG; this is encoded by the coding sequence ATGCCCCATGTCCTCATCATCGACGACGAACGCGACCTCGCGGAGCTCATTGATTTCAACCTGCGGGGTTCCGGCCTCACCACGCACGTGGCCCACACTGGCGAAGAAGCGCTGGTGGCCGCGCGGGATCAGAATCCCGACCTCGTGCTGCTGGACCTGATGCTGCCGGACATGTCCGGCATCGATGTCTGCCGGCAGCTGCGGGCCAACCCCCAGTCCCGGGGCGTCCTCATCGTCATGCTCACCGCCAAGGGCGAGGAGTCCGACCGCATCCGCGGCTTCGAGGTGGGCGCGGACGACTACGTGGTGAAGCCCTTCAGCGTGCGGGAGCTGGTGCTGCGACTGAAGGCCATCCTCCGCCGCGGCGCGCCCGCGGCCGGCAGCTCGGCGCCGCTGGCGCTGGGGCCCCTGCGCCTGGACGTGGCGTCCCACCGCTTCTTCGTGGAGGAGCGCGAGGTGGCCCTCACCGCGCTGGAGTTCCGGTTGCTGGAGCACCTGCTCGCCCGCCTGGGCCGGGTGCAGACACGTGAGCAGTTGCTGGAAGAGGTGTGGGGCCTGTCCTCCTCCCTGGAGACGCGCACCATCGACACCCACGTCATGCGCCTGCGCGACAAGCTGGGCCCAGCGCGCGCGCTGCTGGAGACGGTCCGCGGTGTCGGCTACCGGATGCTGGACCCAGC
- a CDS encoding sensor histidine kinase: MTSAHLPPTPPPLPTLTPTPGELAHAQRRGGRSALVGLGLVGLVALTSPVLGYVEDVRNAREELLSRLLNQAQVQSEALGVHLGLLEAELARVAGHPALSPDDGVSPAELALLESAFYHSSLFSEGVALLTPEGERVWSDPPDMPLGRSPLPLRPWFRRMVEGRQPEIDLLEGEGGPIVVAVPMFQEGRFKGVLLGELRASALPTRPTAQTSLVLMDDHGQLLMPVGLKLGAGDTTGRLRALANMPGPLTLDDKHMMGAGAWVGKSDLLLVVLEEETATAGLRARFLRQLAFHIALLSSTLIIFILLLRHSYRSLLAAEERLRRQETMAALGTAASLIAHEVKNALNGIQAALSVLRHTPAGSELPVGALRSQVERLSHLARSLLSFGAPRAALRRSCEVHLLVQDALQGVKLLPESEAVALTTSLEESLWVQGDAALLVSAIDNVLRNAVEAGAVAKDTGMQLAPWVSVRLTRDDHDAVLVVEDNAGGVDPRLEPRLWEPFATGRAKGVGLGLPMARASVEAHGGSLNYVRSPLGSRFTLRLPLEVAR; the protein is encoded by the coding sequence ATGACTTCCGCCCACCTGCCGCCGACCCCACCTCCGCTTCCTACGCTGACCCCCACGCCGGGCGAGCTGGCCCACGCGCAGCGGCGCGGGGGGCGCTCCGCGCTCGTCGGTCTGGGGCTGGTGGGGCTGGTGGCGCTGACGAGCCCCGTGCTGGGCTACGTGGAGGACGTGCGCAACGCGCGCGAGGAGCTGCTGAGCCGGCTGCTCAACCAGGCGCAGGTGCAGTCGGAGGCGCTGGGCGTCCACCTGGGGCTGTTGGAGGCGGAGCTGGCCCGCGTGGCCGGGCACCCCGCGCTGTCTCCCGACGACGGCGTCTCCCCGGCGGAGCTGGCCCTGCTGGAGAGCGCCTTCTACCATTCGTCCCTCTTCTCGGAGGGTGTGGCCCTCCTGACGCCCGAGGGCGAGCGCGTCTGGAGCGACCCTCCGGACATGCCGCTGGGGCGCTCGCCGCTGCCGCTGCGGCCCTGGTTCCGCCGGATGGTGGAGGGACGTCAGCCGGAAATCGACCTGCTGGAAGGGGAGGGGGGCCCCATCGTGGTCGCCGTCCCCATGTTCCAGGAGGGCCGCTTCAAGGGCGTGCTGCTGGGAGAGCTCCGCGCCAGCGCGCTGCCCACGCGGCCCACCGCGCAGACGTCACTGGTGCTGATGGATGACCACGGTCAGCTCCTGATGCCGGTGGGGCTCAAGCTGGGCGCCGGGGACACCACGGGGCGGCTGCGCGCGCTGGCGAACATGCCGGGGCCGCTGACGCTGGATGACAAGCACATGATGGGCGCGGGCGCGTGGGTGGGGAAGAGCGACCTGCTGTTGGTCGTCCTGGAGGAGGAGACGGCCACCGCGGGTCTCCGGGCGCGCTTCCTGCGGCAGCTGGCGTTCCACATCGCCCTGCTGAGCAGCACGCTCATCATCTTCATCCTCCTGCTGCGGCACTCCTACCGTTCGCTGCTGGCGGCCGAGGAGCGGCTGCGACGCCAGGAGACCATGGCCGCGCTGGGGACCGCGGCCTCGCTCATCGCGCATGAGGTGAAGAACGCCCTCAACGGCATCCAGGCCGCGCTGTCCGTGCTCCGGCATACCCCCGCGGGCAGCGAGCTGCCCGTGGGCGCGCTGCGCTCGCAGGTGGAGCGCCTGAGCCATCTGGCGCGCTCGCTGTTGTCCTTCGGGGCGCCTCGTGCCGCGCTGCGCCGCAGCTGCGAGGTGCACCTGCTGGTGCAGGACGCGCTCCAGGGCGTGAAGCTGCTGCCGGAGTCAGAGGCCGTGGCCCTGACCACCTCCCTGGAGGAGTCCCTGTGGGTCCAGGGGGATGCCGCGCTGCTGGTGTCCGCCATTGACAACGTGTTGCGCAACGCGGTGGAGGCGGGCGCGGTGGCGAAGGACACAGGGATGCAGTTGGCTCCGTGGGTAAGCGTGCGTCTGACGCGGGACGACCATGACGCCGTGCTCGTGGTGGAGGACAATGCGGGCGGCGTGGATCCGCGTCTCGAGCCCAGGTTGTGGGAACCTTTCGCTACCGGGCGGGCCAAGGGCGTGGGGCTGGGGCTGCCCATGGCGCGTGCCTCCGTGGAGGCCCATGGTGGCAGTCTGAACTATGTCCGGAGTCCGCTGGGAAGCCGCTTCACGCTGCGCCTTCCGTTGGAGGTGGCCCGATGA